Proteins encoded together in one Mycobacterium simiae window:
- a CDS encoding MarR family winged helix-turn-helix transcriptional regulator, whose protein sequence is MDNAVETAHVTLQQGLGADLLAVVARLNRLATQRIQMPLPAAQARLLATIEVHGEARIGDLAAVDHCSQPTMTTQVRRLEDAGLVSRTVDPGDARAVRIRITPEGRRTLNAVRADRAAAIEPQLAMLEPADRQVLAEAVHVLRRLLDNAAASARRNT, encoded by the coding sequence ATGGATAACGCCGTCGAGACCGCACATGTGACGCTTCAGCAGGGCCTGGGGGCGGACCTGCTGGCCGTCGTTGCGCGACTCAACCGGCTGGCCACCCAGCGCATCCAGATGCCCTTGCCCGCGGCGCAGGCCCGGCTGCTGGCGACCATCGAAGTTCACGGCGAAGCGCGCATCGGGGACCTGGCCGCCGTCGATCATTGTTCGCAACCGACGATGACCACGCAGGTACGTCGGCTGGAGGACGCCGGGCTGGTTAGTCGAACCGTCGACCCCGGCGACGCCCGCGCGGTCCGCATCCGCATTACGCCCGAAGGTCGACGCACGCTGAACGCGGTGCGAGCCGACCGCGCCGCCGCTATCGAACCCCAGTTGGCAATGCTCGAGCCCGCCGATCGGCAGGTGCTGGCCGAGGCGGTGCACGTGTTGCGCCGGCTGCTGGACAATGCCGCGGCCAGCGCGCGCCGCAACACGTGA
- a CDS encoding ATP-binding cassette domain-containing protein has protein sequence MGALCSVTAIIAAVIPFAQGLGVLGTVPMGLLAYRFRPRVLLAAAVAATVLAFLVSGLGSSAMVVDAAWVGGICGIVKRKGRGAPTVLVASLIAGLIWGAAWVGMFALLTRLRQLIFGVLTANVNGVCTFLEWVHLPGFAAALKHWVAEGLHVWPWLVLPYLVFVVVVVTLIGWSALSRLLERMGDIPDVHKLDPPETDVAVDGRIDPVPVRLDHVRFRYPNAGQDALREISLEISGGEHVAITGANGSGKTTLMLILAGRQPTAGTVRRPGSVGLGRHGGTALVLQHPKSQVLGTRVADDVVWGLPAEVHVDVPRLLREVGLEDLADRDTASLSGGELQRLALAAALAREPALLIADEVTSMIDQHGRDGLLDVMSGLHQRHRTALVHITHFDNEAASADRTIHLSDSADNAGHADRVGIADTEPSSVVDQRREAGRIELINVGHEYASGTPWAKTALREVNFVAEQGDGVLIHGHNGSGKSTLGWIMAGLTVPTTGSCLIDGEPTDEHVGEVALAFQGARLQLMRSHVNLEVASAAGFSARDEDRVAAALGLVGLHPALGERRIDQLSGGQMRRVVLAGLLARSPRALILDEPLAGLDVASQRGLLLLLERLRREQGLTLIVISHDSVGLEDVCPRTLHLRDGMLSAVSTSQGGVS, from the coding sequence ATGGGGGCGCTCTGTTCGGTGACCGCAATCATCGCCGCGGTCATTCCTTTTGCGCAGGGGCTCGGGGTGCTGGGCACCGTACCCATGGGCTTACTGGCCTACCGATTCCGGCCTCGGGTGTTGCTTGCTGCGGCCGTTGCTGCGACGGTGCTCGCGTTCTTGGTCTCCGGGCTCGGCAGTTCGGCCATGGTGGTCGATGCCGCCTGGGTCGGCGGAATCTGCGGCATCGTCAAACGGAAAGGTCGCGGCGCACCGACCGTGTTGGTCGCGTCGCTGATCGCCGGGCTCATCTGGGGCGCGGCGTGGGTCGGGATGTTCGCGTTGCTAACTCGCTTGCGGCAGTTGATCTTTGGGGTACTGACCGCGAACGTGAACGGCGTCTGCACGTTCCTCGAGTGGGTGCACCTGCCGGGGTTCGCCGCCGCGCTGAAGCATTGGGTCGCCGAGGGGCTGCACGTCTGGCCGTGGCTGGTGTTGCCCTACCTGGTCTTCGTGGTCGTGGTGGTGACGTTGATCGGCTGGTCGGCGCTGTCGCGGCTGCTGGAGCGGATGGGCGACATCCCCGACGTGCACAAGTTGGATCCACCGGAAACCGATGTGGCTGTCGACGGCCGAATCGATCCGGTGCCCGTGCGGTTAGACCACGTCCGGTTCCGTTACCCAAATGCCGGGCAAGACGCGTTGCGTGAAATCAGCCTCGAAATTTCGGGCGGGGAGCATGTCGCGATCACCGGCGCCAACGGATCCGGGAAGACGACGCTGATGCTGATCCTGGCTGGCCGGCAACCGACCGCGGGTACCGTGCGTCGGCCAGGCTCCGTTGGGTTGGGCAGACATGGCGGCACCGCGCTGGTCCTGCAACACCCGAAGAGTCAGGTCTTGGGCACCAGGGTCGCCGACGACGTGGTGTGGGGTCTGCCTGCCGAGGTGCACGTCGACGTACCCCGGTTGCTGCGCGAGGTCGGCCTCGAGGACCTCGCCGACCGGGATACGGCCAGCTTGTCGGGTGGGGAGCTGCAGCGTCTGGCGCTTGCCGCCGCGCTCGCCCGTGAACCGGCGCTGCTCATCGCCGACGAGGTCACCTCGATGATCGACCAGCACGGTCGCGACGGGCTGCTGGATGTCATGTCTGGCCTGCACCAACGGCATCGGACGGCCCTGGTGCACATCACGCATTTCGACAACGAAGCCGCGTCCGCCGACCGCACCATCCACCTCAGCGATTCCGCCGACAACGCCGGCCACGCCGACCGGGTCGGCATTGCCGACACGGAACCCAGCAGCGTGGTTGATCAGCGGCGCGAGGCCGGCCGGATCGAGCTGATCAACGTCGGCCACGAATATGCCAGTGGCACACCATGGGCCAAGACCGCGCTGCGCGAGGTCAATTTCGTCGCCGAGCAGGGTGACGGCGTGTTGATCCACGGCCACAACGGCTCGGGCAAATCGACGCTGGGTTGGATCATGGCCGGATTGACCGTCCCCACCACCGGTTCCTGCCTGATCGACGGCGAGCCCACCGACGAACATGTCGGTGAGGTGGCGCTGGCATTCCAGGGTGCCCGGCTGCAATTGATGCGCAGCCACGTCAACCTGGAAGTGGCGTCGGCGGCGGGGTTTTCAGCCCGAGACGAGGACCGGGTGGCCGCGGCGCTGGGACTGGTCGGGCTGCATCCGGCACTGGGCGAACGGCGCATCGACCAGCTCAGCGGCGGCCAAATGCGCCGCGTCGTGCTGGCCGGCTTGTTGGCGCGCTCGCCGCGGGCGTTGATTCTCGACGAGCCGCTGGCCGGACTGGACGTCGCCAGTCAACGCGGACTGCTCCTGCTATTGGAGCGCCTGCGCCGTGAGCAAGGTCTGACGTTGATCGTGATTTCGCACGACAGTGTCGGACTCGAAGATGTCTGCCCGCGCACTTTGCATCTGCGCGACGGCATGCTGAGTGCGGTCTCGACCTCGCAAGGCGGTGTGTCATGA
- a CDS encoding energy-coupling factor transporter transmembrane component T family protein, translating to MTTTPQSAAARRHERRPTRPVVLLVPVPGTSVIHQLWAGTKLLVVVGVAVLLTFYPGWVSIALLGSLVVAALWLAHIPGGALPSVPRWLWAMLAVGFVTAAVAGGDPVISVGGLHLGLGGSLHFLRVTALTILLIALGALVSWTTNVAEIGPAIATLGRPLKLLRIPVDEWAATLALALRAFPMLIEEFQVLYAARRLRPKDALHSRKERRRQQGREVIDLLATAMVVTLRRADEMGDAITARGGAGQLSASPARPKLADWVTLALFAAAGATSATVETLWHINPI from the coding sequence ATGACCACCACGCCGCAATCGGCGGCAGCCAGGAGGCACGAGCGGCGCCCCACTCGCCCGGTGGTGCTGCTGGTTCCGGTACCGGGAACGTCCGTCATCCACCAGCTGTGGGCCGGCACCAAACTGCTGGTCGTCGTGGGCGTCGCGGTGCTGCTGACGTTTTATCCGGGCTGGGTGAGCATCGCGTTGCTCGGCAGCCTGGTGGTGGCCGCGCTGTGGCTGGCCCACATTCCGGGCGGTGCGCTGCCGAGCGTCCCGCGCTGGTTGTGGGCGATGCTTGCCGTCGGCTTCGTGACCGCCGCGGTTGCCGGGGGCGATCCGGTGATCTCGGTTGGTGGGCTCCACCTCGGGCTTGGTGGATCGCTGCACTTCCTACGAGTGACCGCGCTGACAATCTTGCTGATCGCGCTCGGTGCCCTGGTGTCCTGGACCACCAACGTGGCCGAAATCGGGCCTGCCATAGCGACTTTGGGCCGGCCCTTGAAACTATTGCGGATACCGGTCGACGAGTGGGCGGCGACTTTGGCGCTCGCACTGCGCGCATTCCCGATGTTGATCGAAGAATTCCAGGTGCTCTACGCGGCCCGCCGGCTCCGGCCGAAAGACGCCCTGCATAGTCGCAAGGAACGGCGTCGCCAGCAGGGACGCGAGGTGATCGACCTGCTCGCGACGGCGATGGTCGTGACGCTGCGCCGCGCCGACGAGATGGGCGACGCGATCACCGCCCGCGGTGGGGCCGGCCAACTTTCGGCATCGCCGGCGCGCCCGAAACTCGCCGACTGGGTGACGCTCGCCCTGTTTGCGGCCGCGGGTGCCACGTCGGCGACGGTCGAGACGCTTTGGCATATCAACCCGATTTGA
- a CDS encoding SRPBCC family protein, which translates to MAHIQRSRVIAACPLEVWDVLADFGAISSWADNVDHSCILTSGADGCSLGTARRVQVNRDTLVERITEFDPPHALAYRIDGLPRLLGRVTNRWTLAPRAGDATAVTVTSTVEIGSRPHQQLAERVLCRVVARQSDSMLAGLANRAENARV; encoded by the coding sequence GTGGCCCACATCCAGCGCAGCCGTGTCATTGCGGCGTGCCCGCTAGAGGTGTGGGATGTCTTGGCGGACTTCGGCGCAATCAGTTCATGGGCGGACAACGTCGACCATTCCTGCATCCTGACCTCCGGCGCCGACGGTTGCTCGCTCGGCACCGCCAGACGGGTCCAGGTCAACCGTGACACCCTCGTCGAGCGCATCACCGAGTTCGATCCACCACACGCGCTGGCCTACCGCATAGACGGCCTGCCCCGCCTGTTGGGCCGGGTCACCAATCGCTGGACACTCGCCCCGCGCGCAGGCGATGCCACCGCCGTAACCGTGACCAGCACAGTCGAAATCGGGTCTCGGCCACACCAGCAACTGGCCGAACGCGTTCTCTGTCGGGTCGTGGCACGCCAGTCCGACTCGATGCTGGCCGGACTGGCAAACCGGGCGGAGAATGCACGTGTCTGA
- a CDS encoding sulfatase-like hydrolase/transferase: MHVSDRRGPRPDVIIIMTDEERAVPPYETPEVLAWRSRKLFGRKWFDEHGVSFSRHYTGSLACVPSRPTIFTGHYPDLHGVTQTDGIGKTADDSRMRWLRPGEVPTLGNWFRAAGYDTHYDGKWHISHADLIDPRSGRPLATNDNDGVVDPAAVQRYLDADPLGPYGFSGWVGPEPHGALLANAGIRRDPLIADRVVAWLTDRYARRRAGDPAASRPFLLVASFVNPHDIVLFPLWSRRSPVKPSVLDPPAVAPAPTAAEDLSTKPAAQIAFREAYYSGYGPAPAIGRTYQHGAQRYRDLYYRLHAEVDEPIDRVRRAVTENGSRDAVLVRTADHRELLGAHGGLHQKWFNLYDEATRVPFIIARVGPQATQPRLVTAPTSHVDLVPTLLGAAGVDVAGVAATLAQSFSEVHDLPGRNLMPVVDGAPADDNRAVYLMTRDNMLEGDSGASGLARRLHWTIDPPGPLRIRVPAHTASNFEGLVVRMDVAGGDGHLWKLVRTFDDPSTWTEPGVRHLAANGLGGEAFRTSPVDDQWELYDLTADPIEAENRWGDPHLDELRQYLRMQLKQARAYSVPERNRPWPYVTRQSPNSRRARWFGRRG, translated from the coding sequence ATGCACGTGTCTGATCGCCGCGGTCCCCGTCCCGATGTCATCATCATCATGACTGACGAGGAACGTGCGGTGCCGCCGTACGAGACGCCCGAGGTGCTCGCCTGGCGGAGCCGGAAGCTGTTCGGGCGCAAGTGGTTCGACGAGCACGGCGTCAGTTTCAGCCGGCACTACACCGGTTCACTGGCCTGCGTGCCGAGCCGCCCGACAATCTTCACCGGCCATTACCCGGACCTGCACGGCGTGACCCAGACCGACGGCATCGGCAAGACTGCCGACGACTCCCGGATGCGCTGGCTGCGTCCCGGCGAGGTCCCCACCCTGGGTAACTGGTTCCGCGCGGCCGGATACGACACGCACTATGACGGCAAATGGCACATCTCGCACGCCGACCTCATCGACCCGCGCTCGGGCCGGCCGCTGGCCACCAACGACAACGACGGCGTGGTCGACCCCGCGGCGGTGCAGCGCTACCTCGACGCCGATCCGCTTGGGCCGTATGGCTTTTCCGGATGGGTTGGTCCGGAGCCGCACGGCGCGCTGCTGGCCAATGCCGGCATCCGCCGGGACCCGCTGATCGCCGATCGCGTCGTTGCCTGGCTCACCGACCGCTACGCTCGCCGCCGCGCCGGCGATCCCGCCGCGTCGCGCCCGTTCCTCCTCGTCGCCAGTTTCGTCAACCCGCACGACATCGTGCTGTTCCCGCTGTGGTCGCGCCGCAGCCCGGTCAAGCCGTCTGTCCTGGACCCGCCCGCGGTTGCCCCGGCGCCCACCGCCGCCGAAGACTTGTCGACCAAGCCGGCCGCCCAGATCGCGTTCCGCGAGGCCTACTACTCCGGCTACGGCCCGGCCCCGGCGATCGGGCGCACCTACCAGCACGGCGCGCAGCGCTACCGTGATCTGTATTACCGCCTGCACGCCGAGGTGGACGAACCGATCGACCGAGTCCGGCGAGCGGTCACCGAAAATGGTTCGCGGGATGCGGTTTTGGTGCGCACCGCCGACCACCGCGAGCTGCTCGGCGCGCACGGCGGACTGCACCAGAAGTGGTTCAACCTCTACGACGAGGCCACCCGGGTGCCCTTCATCATCGCCCGCGTCGGCCCGCAAGCCACCCAGCCCCGGCTCGTCACCGCCCCGACCTCGCATGTCGACCTCGTCCCCACGCTGCTCGGTGCGGCCGGGGTTGACGTCGCGGGCGTCGCCGCCACCCTGGCCCAGTCGTTCTCCGAGGTTCACGACCTGCCGGGGCGCAACCTGATGCCGGTCGTCGACGGGGCACCGGCCGACGACAACCGGGCGGTGTACCTGATGACCCGCGACAACATGCTCGAGGGAGACAGCGGCGCATCGGGTTTGGCGCGCCGGTTGCACTGGACCATCGATCCGCCCGGCCCGCTGCGGATCCGGGTACCGGCCCACACCGCTTCCAATTTCGAGGGCCTGGTGGTCCGGATGGACGTGGCAGGAGGCGACGGGCACCTGTGGAAGCTGGTGCGTACCTTCGACGATCCGAGCACTTGGACCGAACCCGGCGTCCGCCACCTGGCAGCCAACGGTCTTGGGGGAGAAGCATTTCGAACTTCCCCAGTCGACGATCAGTGGGAGCTCTACGATCTGACAGCCGACCCGATCGAGGCCGAAAATCGTTGGGGCGATCCTCATCTGGACGAGCTTCGGCAGTACCTGCGGATGCAACTCAAGCAGGCCCGGGCCTATTCGGTCCCGGAACGAAATCGGCCGTGGCCTTATGTCACGCGCCAGTCCCCGAACTCGCGGCGGGCGCGCTGGTTCGGTCGTCGCGGCTAA
- a CDS encoding Lrp/AsnC family transcriptional regulator: MDRLDDTDERILTELTEHARATFAEIGDKVNLSAPAVKRRVDRMIDSGVIKGFTTIVDRNALGWNTEAYVQVFCHGTIAPDRLRAAWVDMPEVVSAATVTGTSDAILHVLARDMRHLEAALERIRASADIERSESIVVLSNLIDRMRT, from the coding sequence ATGGACCGGCTGGATGACACCGACGAACGCATCCTGACCGAACTCACCGAGCATGCGCGCGCCACCTTTGCCGAAATCGGTGACAAGGTGAATTTGTCCGCCCCCGCGGTGAAACGTCGGGTCGACCGGATGATCGATAGCGGCGTGATCAAGGGCTTCACCACGATCGTCGACCGCAACGCGCTGGGCTGGAACACCGAAGCCTACGTCCAGGTGTTCTGCCACGGCACGATCGCGCCGGACCGGCTGCGGGCAGCGTGGGTAGACATGCCGGAGGTGGTCAGCGCGGCGACGGTCACCGGGACCTCCGATGCGATCCTGCACGTGCTGGCCCGCGACATGCGCCATCTCGAGGCGGCGCTGGAACGCATCCGGGCGAGCGCCGACATCGAACGCAGCGAAAGCATCGTCGTCCTGTCCAACCTCATCGACCGGATGCGGACTTAG